One Lactobacillus sp. ESL0785 DNA window includes the following coding sequences:
- the pknB gene encoding Stk1 family PASTA domain-containing Ser/Thr kinase, producing the protein MINKGYLLGDRYRIIDTLGEGGMANVYLAEDIILQRKVAVKILRLDLQREPQTLARFQREALATSELSHPNIVMVLDVGTDHGLPYMVMEYVSGPDLKDYIRQNSPLDLHDVVRIMDQILSAMALAHKHNVIHRDLKPQNILMDKRGNIKIADFGIAVALNQNSITQTNSAVGSVHYMSPEQTRGGLVTKQSDIYSLGIILYELITGSVPFNGDTAVAIALKHAQEPIPSIKEKDPKVPQALENVVLKATAKDPRDRYNSAQEMQADLDTSLDPSRANEPVFLPYHGLDNDETIVLPNFKASQHTKQDEKQSPDQDLTKPTSNFWQNLRKNKWWWLFVAIAAIAVVGLMFLVLSNNSHSNVRIPDVTNLTERSARKQLENVGLQIGQIKHKKSDSIDRGRVIATSPAAGTQTRRGRVINLYISSGTGMVRVPDVTGEDYNFAVQQLQKMGFEVIRENQFSPSVPLGHVISQSIAADVEVRPDQTTITLVVSKGHDEGPKRDTIKLSNFKNESLKTAQEYAHKYGLTLQVTPTYSNKVKKGMIISMSPAAGTEVQRGSTITVSVSEGPNQEKDSTAIKTFTVNYEKNNGEDSAKEGNHVQIYISDDSHNLSNIYRDLYIKRDMNFSIPFSLKHGSGALKVVRDGQTVLNEKVNK; encoded by the coding sequence GTGATCAATAAAGGCTACTTACTAGGTGACCGCTATCGCATTATTGATACTCTAGGCGAAGGCGGCATGGCTAACGTTTATTTGGCTGAAGATATTATCTTGCAGCGTAAAGTCGCGGTTAAAATTTTGCGCCTTGACTTGCAGCGAGAACCGCAGACATTAGCTCGATTTCAGCGAGAAGCTTTGGCGACCAGTGAATTAAGTCATCCTAATATTGTGATGGTACTTGATGTTGGCACCGATCACGGGTTGCCTTACATGGTAATGGAATATGTTTCGGGTCCGGATCTAAAAGATTATATTCGACAAAATTCACCGCTGGATTTACATGATGTTGTCCGCATTATGGATCAGATCTTGAGTGCAATGGCGTTAGCGCATAAACATAATGTAATTCACCGTGATTTAAAGCCGCAGAATATCTTGATGGATAAACGCGGTAACATTAAAATTGCTGATTTTGGGATTGCGGTTGCTTTGAATCAAAATTCAATTACACAAACTAACTCAGCAGTTGGCTCAGTTCATTATATGTCTCCCGAGCAGACGCGTGGTGGCTTGGTGACTAAGCAATCTGATATTTATTCTTTAGGAATTATTCTTTATGAATTGATTACTGGTTCGGTTCCATTTAATGGCGATACGGCAGTGGCAATTGCTCTTAAGCATGCTCAGGAGCCGATTCCATCAATTAAGGAAAAAGATCCTAAAGTTCCACAGGCTTTAGAAAATGTTGTTTTAAAAGCCACGGCTAAGGACCCACGTGATCGGTATAATTCAGCTCAAGAAATGCAAGCAGATTTAGATACTAGTCTTGATCCAAGTCGTGCAAATGAGCCAGTTTTTTTACCATACCATGGTCTAGACAATGATGAAACAATTGTGCTGCCTAATTTTAAAGCAAGTCAGCACACTAAACAGGATGAAAAACAATCACCAGATCAGGATTTGACCAAGCCAACAAGTAATTTTTGGCAAAATTTGCGTAAAAATAAGTGGTGGTGGCTGTTTGTGGCAATTGCGGCAATTGCTGTTGTCGGCTTAATGTTTTTAGTCTTGTCGAATAATAGTCATTCAAATGTTCGGATACCAGACGTTACCAATTTAACGGAAAGAAGTGCACGCAAACAATTGGAAAATGTCGGTTTGCAAATTGGTCAGATCAAGCATAAAAAGTCCGATAGCATTGATCGTGGGCGAGTGATTGCAACTTCGCCAGCTGCTGGTACACAAACACGGCGTGGACGAGTGATTAATCTGTATATTTCGTCAGGTACAGGAATGGTGCGCGTTCCTGATGTGACTGGGGAAGACTATAATTTTGCTGTCCAGCAGCTGCAAAAGATGGGCTTTGAAGTCATTCGTGAAAATCAGTTTTCACCGAGTGTGCCGCTAGGCCACGTTATTAGTCAAAGTATTGCCGCTGATGTTGAAGTTCGCCCTGATCAGACGACGATTACATTAGTAGTGTCCAAAGGTCATGATGAAGGTCCTAAGCGTGATACTATTAAATTAAGTAATTTTAAAAATGAATCATTGAAAACTGCTCAAGAATATGCACATAAATACGGCTTAACTCTGCAAGTAACGCCGACTTATTCAAACAAAGTTAAAAAGGGAATGATCATTTCAATGAGCCCAGCAGCTGGAACTGAGGTTCAACGCGGCAGTACGATTACTGTTAGCGTGTCTGAAGGTCCTAATCAAGAAAAAGATTCTACAGCAATTAAAACTTTTACCGTTAATTATGAAAAGAACAATGGTGAAGATTCAGCCAAAGAAGGCAATCATGTCCAAATTTATATTTCTGATGATAGTCATAATTTGAGCAATATTTATCGTGATCTTTATATCAAGCGTGATATGAACTTTTCGATTCCGTTTTCACTAAAGCATGGTTCGGGAGCATTAAAAGTTGTTCGTGATGGTCAGACAGTTTTAAATGAAAAGGTGAATAAATGA
- a CDS encoding Stp1/IreP family PP2C-type Ser/Thr phosphatase: MIKTAYASSIGRIRKSNQDFVQVFKNKSAATMAVVCDGMGGHQGGDVASTMAVSHLGHSFSMTDFDDCISAHKWLEVQLNTENETILKTADRFPDLNGMGTTIVVAIAFKHAALIAHLGDSRAYSYTNGQFTQLVEDHSLVNELVKMGQITKQQAKHHPQKNIITQALGVSSTIDPEFRQIELHDNDIILLCTDGLTNSLSDPQIQQILATKDLSLKDRCHKLINEANRLGGGDNITVCLVTNEGGGAQ, from the coding sequence TTGATCAAAACAGCATATGCTTCAAGTATTGGACGGATACGAAAAAGTAATCAAGATTTTGTACAGGTTTTTAAAAATAAAAGTGCTGCTACTATGGCAGTAGTCTGTGATGGTATGGGTGGTCATCAAGGAGGCGATGTTGCCTCGACAATGGCCGTTAGCCATTTGGGGCACAGCTTTAGTATGACTGACTTTGATGATTGTATTAGTGCTCATAAGTGGCTTGAGGTACAGCTGAATACTGAAAACGAAACAATTCTTAAAACGGCAGATCGTTTTCCCGACTTGAATGGGATGGGGACAACAATTGTTGTTGCAATTGCTTTTAAGCATGCTGCTTTGATTGCACATTTAGGTGATTCCCGAGCATATAGTTATACTAATGGTCAATTTACGCAATTAGTAGAGGATCATTCACTTGTTAACGAACTTGTCAAAATGGGACAAATTACCAAGCAGCAGGCCAAGCATCATCCGCAAAAAAATATTATTACTCAGGCTTTAGGCGTTTCCAGTACAATTGATCCGGAATTTCGCCAAATTGAGCTTCATGATAATGATATTATTTTGTTATGTACGGATGGTTTGACTAACTCTCTTAGTGATCCACAGATTCAGCAAATTTTGGCGACTAAGGATTTATCACTAAAAGATCGTTGTCATAAGCTAATTAATGAGGCTAATCGTTTAGGCGGTGGTGATAATATTACTGTTTGTCTGGTAACTAATGAAGGCGGTGGCGCGCAGTGA
- the rsmB gene encoding 16S rRNA (cytosine(967)-C(5))-methyltransferase RsmB encodes MSLTKSARAVALETLLRVLRDGSYSNISLNNSLRNTHLSVADRNFCTRLVYGTIQYKIYLEYQLQGLIKTKLKEDYLWPLLLMSAYQILFLDRIPNRATVNEANLLAKQFGKRNSTGFKIVNGILHALIRRGPVLPRKQDAVQYLSVKESVPEWLVRYLIDHWGLERASKILASINLPAKNVVRLARSADKQQVITALTNLDFAPEESAISNTSLVLNRGGVSETDLFKNGQLTIQDEAASLAVSAFNFTGDETVLDACSAPGGKTVQLAEQLTTGDVTALDIHDKKLRLVKQNASRMNVAKRVKTKAMDARKADQVFAKGQFSKILVDAPCSGLGLLRRKPEIRYTKKLADLTSLQRVQLDLLDHLSSLVKVKGELVYSTCTIAVEEDEEVVKAFLQGHPEFKLQAFEAGKLVAPTGMLKIMPDSYGSDGFFIAKFVMRG; translated from the coding sequence TTGTCGCTGACTAAAAGTGCGCGTGCAGTTGCGCTAGAAACACTGCTTCGCGTTTTGCGCGATGGTTCTTATTCGAACATTAGTCTGAACAACAGTTTACGTAATACTCATTTGAGCGTGGCTGATCGTAATTTTTGTACGCGGTTAGTCTATGGTACGATTCAGTATAAAATATATTTAGAATATCAATTGCAAGGTCTAATTAAAACTAAACTCAAGGAAGATTACTTATGGCCTCTGCTACTGATGTCGGCATATCAAATTCTATTTTTAGATCGAATTCCTAACCGAGCTACAGTTAATGAAGCTAACTTATTAGCTAAGCAATTTGGCAAGCGAAATTCAACGGGTTTCAAAATAGTTAACGGCATTTTGCATGCGCTGATTCGGCGGGGTCCAGTATTGCCACGTAAGCAAGATGCTGTACAATATTTGAGTGTTAAAGAGAGCGTACCTGAATGGTTAGTTCGGTATTTGATTGACCATTGGGGCCTAGAGAGAGCTAGTAAAATTCTTGCTAGTATTAATTTACCGGCTAAAAATGTGGTACGCTTAGCACGTTCGGCAGATAAACAGCAGGTAATAACTGCATTGACGAATTTAGACTTTGCGCCTGAAGAATCAGCGATATCAAATACTAGCTTGGTGCTTAATCGTGGTGGTGTCAGTGAAACTGATTTATTTAAAAATGGACAATTGACAATTCAAGATGAAGCTGCTAGTTTGGCAGTAAGCGCTTTTAATTTTACTGGTGATGAGACAGTTTTAGATGCCTGTAGTGCTCCCGGCGGTAAAACTGTGCAATTAGCTGAGCAGTTAACAACAGGTGATGTTACGGCACTTGATATTCACGATAAGAAGTTACGGTTAGTTAAGCAAAATGCTAGTAGAATGAATGTTGCCAAGCGAGTTAAAACCAAGGCCATGGATGCCCGTAAAGCCGATCAAGTTTTTGCTAAGGGGCAATTTAGTAAGATTTTAGTAGATGCTCCATGTTCAGGTTTAGGTTTACTAAGGCGTAAACCTGAAATTCGTTACACCAAAAAGTTAGCTGATTTAACTAGTTTACAGCGGGTTCAGCTTGATTTACTTGATCATCTTAGTTCACTTGTTAAGGTAAAGGGTGAATTAGTTTATTCAACTTGTACAATTGCAGTTGAAGAGGATGAAGAAGTAGTTAAAGCATTTTTGCAAGGGCATCCTGAGTTTAAGCTGCAAGCTTTTGAGGCAGGCAAGTTGGTTGCTCCCACAGGGATGCTTAAGATTATGCCTGATAGTTATGGTAGTGATGGCTTTTTTATTGCTAAGTTTGTAATGCGAGGTTAG
- the fmt gene encoding methionyl-tRNA formyltransferase: protein MTSVIFMGTPDFGVPILRALVADHYEVKAVVTQPDKKVGRKQKVTKTPVKIAAEELGLPVVQPVKLSGSLEVDQLIALHVDLIVTAAYGQFLPTKFLSSVKIAAVNVHGSLLPKYRGGAPIQYSLINGDAETGVTIMEMVKKMDAGDIYAQQALKIEPEDTAGSVFAKLSLIGRDLLLKTLPQIIADPSKKTPQDTSAVVFSPNISKDQEQIKLDLTATAANNLIRGLNPDPGAYLLVDGKRMKVWRAQVSSEQTTLPAGSLVANKGRFAISFANHTVLELLELQPAGKKRLDVKSFLNGQGSKYTVGEKIVAD, encoded by the coding sequence ATGACTTCAGTTATTTTTATGGGGACGCCAGACTTTGGGGTGCCAATTTTGCGGGCTTTAGTCGCAGATCACTATGAGGTTAAGGCAGTTGTTACTCAGCCTGATAAAAAGGTGGGACGGAAGCAAAAAGTTACTAAAACGCCAGTCAAAATAGCAGCAGAAGAATTAGGCTTGCCAGTTGTGCAGCCAGTAAAACTGTCTGGTTCGCTAGAAGTGGATCAATTAATTGCTTTGCATGTAGATTTGATTGTTACGGCTGCTTACGGGCAATTTTTGCCGACTAAGTTTCTCAGTTCGGTTAAAATTGCGGCGGTTAATGTTCATGGCTCACTTTTGCCGAAGTACCGTGGCGGTGCACCAATTCAGTATTCCTTGATTAATGGGGATGCCGAAACTGGAGTTACGATCATGGAAATGGTTAAAAAGATGGATGCTGGTGATATTTATGCACAACAAGCATTAAAGATTGAGCCAGAAGATACGGCAGGCAGTGTTTTTGCTAAATTATCCTTAATTGGGCGGGATTTACTGCTTAAGACCTTACCGCAGATTATTGCTGATCCAAGTAAGAAAACACCACAAGATACTAGTGCCGTTGTCTTCTCACCAAATATTAGCAAGGATCAAGAGCAAATTAAGCTTGATTTGACAGCCACTGCTGCTAATAATCTAATTCGTGGTCTTAATCCTGATCCGGGTGCCTATTTACTGGTTGACGGTAAAAGAATGAAGGTTTGGCGGGCACAAGTTAGTTCTGAGCAAACAACTTTGCCTGCTGGTAGTTTAGTTGCCAATAAGGGACGATTTGCTATTAGTTTTGCTAACCATACGGTTCTAGAATTGTTAGAATTGCAACCGGCTGGAAAAAAGCGATTAGACGTCAAGAGCTTTTTAAACGGACAAGGTAGTAAGTACACAGTAGGAGAAAAAATTGTCGCTGACTAA
- the priA gene encoding primosomal protein N' yields the protein MIAQVIVDIAAKQTDRVFEYHIPDELGEVEIGARVFVPFGPRKLQGFVVGLSEISHFQGKLKDLLLVVDEMPPLTPELVALSQALAKQIFSYRITILKAMLPRVMRANYRKILVPLSDKAKKIPFFQGEPVDLSKITAPKEISFVRKLLNNDDAKIEYLVENKAKVKMQNQYSLCLPKEEYIKIYNSLRQNAVKQKQLLQEIITNYSSFPKMQANLEQDAHLTTATLTSAVKKGWLKKATIEIYRDPFATSAVTPQKKQRIKLNQEQRAALAKLSPAIADAQAQTFLLEGITGSGKTEVYLHAISQTLELGKNALMLVPEISLTPQMVTQVKGRFGAQVAVLHSGLSEGELYDEWRRIRRGEVRVVVGARSAVFAPLTNIGLIVIDEEHESSYKQEDNPRYHARDVALWRSKYNSCPVLLGSATPSLASRARAQKGVYQLLQLKKRANNKQLPQVNLLDLKQADFAGGQFDLSVQLVEAIKARLIKKEQVILMLNRRGFANFMLCRECGYVMQCPNCDLSLTMHKDTGQMQCHYCGYTEAIPAVCPKCHSSKIRFLGTGTQKVQEELTALLPGTRILRMDVDTTRRKGAFKRILDSFGNHEADILLGTQMIAKGLDFSNVTLVGVINADTGLWVPDYNASERTFELLTQVAGRAGRAEKKGEVIIQTFNPDHYAIKFAQTQDYERFYAYEMQMRHAGNYPPYFYTVLISVAAKKEQNAAREAFKIKQRLQANLHPATIILGPTPSAISRLKNQYYYQILVKYKKEANLNNLLHQIQDSAQEVKRYGLNIYIDNEPERIM from the coding sequence ATGATTGCGCAAGTAATTGTCGATATTGCGGCTAAACAAACAGACCGCGTTTTTGAATATCATATTCCTGATGAGTTAGGTGAGGTAGAGATTGGTGCGCGGGTCTTTGTGCCTTTTGGACCGCGTAAATTGCAGGGATTTGTCGTAGGTTTAAGTGAGATTAGTCACTTTCAAGGCAAATTAAAAGATTTACTATTAGTGGTTGATGAAATGCCACCGTTAACGCCAGAATTAGTTGCATTATCACAGGCACTAGCAAAACAGATTTTTTCTTATCGGATTACGATTTTGAAGGCAATGTTACCGCGAGTGATGCGGGCAAATTATCGTAAGATTTTAGTACCACTTTCTGATAAAGCCAAGAAAATACCCTTTTTTCAGGGAGAACCAGTTGACTTAAGTAAAATTACTGCACCTAAAGAAATTTCTTTTGTACGTAAATTATTAAATAATGACGATGCTAAAATTGAATATCTTGTTGAAAATAAGGCAAAAGTTAAGATGCAAAATCAATATTCTTTGTGTTTACCTAAAGAAGAATACATTAAAATTTATAATTCACTTAGACAGAATGCAGTTAAGCAAAAGCAGCTGTTGCAAGAGATAATTACAAATTATAGTTCCTTTCCTAAAATGCAGGCTAATTTAGAGCAAGATGCGCACTTAACTACGGCTACGCTAACTAGTGCAGTTAAAAAAGGTTGGCTTAAAAAAGCGACAATTGAAATTTATCGCGATCCCTTTGCCACTTCTGCTGTGACACCACAAAAAAAGCAACGAATAAAGTTAAATCAGGAACAACGGGCTGCCTTAGCTAAACTTAGTCCCGCAATTGCCGATGCTCAAGCACAAACCTTTTTGCTAGAAGGAATTACTGGCAGTGGTAAGACCGAAGTCTATTTGCATGCAATTAGTCAAACACTAGAATTAGGTAAAAATGCACTAATGTTGGTCCCGGAGATTTCACTGACACCCCAAATGGTTACGCAAGTTAAAGGCCGCTTTGGCGCACAAGTTGCTGTTCTACATAGTGGCTTGTCAGAAGGCGAACTTTATGATGAATGGCGGCGAATTAGACGGGGAGAAGTCCGAGTAGTTGTTGGGGCGCGCAGTGCTGTTTTTGCACCGTTAACAAATATTGGCTTGATTGTTATTGATGAGGAGCATGAGTCATCTTATAAGCAAGAGGATAATCCGCGTTATCATGCGCGTGATGTAGCTCTTTGGCGCAGTAAATATAATTCTTGCCCTGTACTTCTTGGTAGTGCAACCCCATCGCTTGCTAGTCGTGCTCGTGCTCAAAAAGGCGTTTATCAATTGTTGCAGCTAAAGAAGCGGGCTAATAATAAGCAATTGCCCCAAGTTAATTTACTTGATCTTAAGCAAGCAGACTTTGCTGGAGGACAATTTGATCTGTCAGTACAGCTAGTTGAAGCAATTAAGGCACGATTAATTAAAAAAGAGCAAGTTATTCTAATGCTTAATCGGCGTGGTTTTGCCAATTTTATGCTGTGCCGCGAGTGTGGTTACGTTATGCAATGTCCGAATTGTGATCTTTCCTTAACAATGCACAAAGATACTGGACAGATGCAATGCCATTATTGTGGTTATACGGAAGCAATTCCTGCAGTTTGTCCCAAGTGTCATAGCTCAAAAATTCGTTTTTTGGGAACGGGAACGCAAAAAGTGCAGGAAGAATTAACTGCACTTTTACCGGGAACAAGAATTTTACGAATGGATGTCGATACAACAAGGCGTAAGGGCGCGTTTAAACGCATTTTGGATAGTTTTGGCAATCATGAAGCTGATATTTTATTAGGTACGCAGATGATTGCTAAGGGGTTAGACTTTTCTAATGTAACTTTAGTTGGTGTAATTAACGCCGATACTGGACTTTGGGTACCAGATTATAATGCCTCTGAGCGCACGTTTGAGTTGTTGACGCAAGTTGCTGGTCGAGCAGGTCGGGCAGAAAAAAAGGGTGAAGTGATCATTCAAACCTTCAATCCCGATCACTATGCGATTAAATTTGCCCAAACGCAGGATTATGAACGTTTTTATGCTTATGAAATGCAAATGCGTCATGCAGGTAATTATCCGCCGTATTTTTATACAGTACTGATTTCCGTAGCAGCTAAAAAAGAGCAGAATGCCGCTCGGGAAGCCTTTAAAATAAAACAGCGTTTGCAGGCTAATTTGCATCCGGCAACAATTATTTTGGGACCAACACCAAGTGCAATTTCTCGCTTAAAAAATCAATATTATTATCAAATACTGGTAAAATATAAAAAAGAAGCTAACTTAAATAATTTGTTGCACCAAATTCAGGACTCTGCACAAGAAGTTAAACGGTACGGCTTAAATATATATATTGATAATGAACCAGAACGGATTATGTAA
- the rpoZ gene encoding DNA-directed RNA polymerase subunit omega, with protein sequence MRVTYPSIDKLLDRVDSRYSLSVLAAKRAHELEAGDPEALKNYKSQKSVGKALEEIEAGKVTIDQKHREVNQ encoded by the coding sequence ATGAGAGTTACATATCCATCAATTGACAAGTTATTAGATCGCGTTGATTCGCGTTATTCGTTGTCAGTGCTTGCAGCAAAGAGAGCACACGAATTAGAGGCTGGCGATCCAGAGGCTTTAAAGAATTACAAGTCACAAAAGTCTGTTGGTAAAGCGTTGGAAGAAATTGAAGCCGGTAAAGTTACCATTGATCAAAAACATCGCGAGGTTAATCAATAA
- the gmk gene encoding guanylate kinase yields MADKGLLLVLSGPSGVGKGTVKSAIVENKVFPFEYSVSMTTRKPRPGEVDGKDYYFVSEERFKQAINHGELLEYNRYVNHCYGTPLAPVKQMLEQGKDVLLEIDVNGAQKVREKMPDGVFIFLTPPDLHTLHMRLENRGTESEDVIMGRIKQARHEILVMQDYDYAVVNDTVANAVDHIKAIVDAEHVSVKRVIDTYRKMVRED; encoded by the coding sequence ATGGCAGATAAAGGGTTGTTACTTGTCCTTTCAGGTCCTTCAGGCGTTGGCAAAGGAACTGTTAAAAGTGCAATAGTTGAGAACAAAGTTTTTCCGTTCGAATATTCAGTATCGATGACGACACGCAAGCCTAGACCTGGTGAGGTTGACGGCAAGGATTACTACTTTGTGAGCGAAGAACGTTTTAAACAAGCTATTAACCATGGTGAACTTCTAGAATATAATAGATATGTGAACCATTGTTATGGTACGCCTTTGGCTCCAGTTAAGCAGATGCTGGAGCAGGGTAAAGATGTTTTGCTCGAGATAGACGTTAATGGGGCGCAGAAGGTACGTGAAAAAATGCCAGACGGAGTTTTTATTTTCTTAACACCGCCAGACTTGCACACATTACATATGCGTTTAGAAAATCGTGGTACAGAATCAGAAGACGTTATTATGGGTCGTATTAAGCAAGCCAGACATGAAATTTTGGTGATGCAAGATTATGATTATGCTGTTGTCAATGATACTGTTGCCAACGCAGTTGATCACATCAAGGCAATCGTTGATGCCGAACATGTTAGCGTTAAGCGAGTTATTGATACTTACCGGAAAATGGTCAGGGAGGACTAA
- a CDS encoding ASCH domain-containing protein, with translation MNKQIEEYWHNFCNKQAIDPSELDEAFAFGDTKQMADELANLVNRGIKTATTSLYDPDDSLAQVGKYCIILNGSEEPVCVIQNKVCEIMPFKQVSQEHAYHEGEGNRTYAYWRKAHVDFFTKECKQNHWTFSEETLVVCEVFAKIA, from the coding sequence ATGAATAAGCAAATAGAAGAATACTGGCATAATTTTTGTAATAAGCAGGCGATTGATCCTAGCGAATTAGATGAAGCTTTTGCCTTTGGCGATACCAAACAAATGGCTGACGAGCTGGCGAATTTAGTTAATCGGGGAATAAAAACGGCAACAACTAGCCTTTATGATCCAGATGATAGTCTGGCACAAGTTGGTAAATACTGTATTATTCTGAATGGGTCTGAAGAGCCGGTTTGTGTTATTCAAAATAAGGTCTGCGAAATAATGCCTTTTAAGCAGGTATCGCAAGAGCATGCTTATCATGAGGGTGAAGGTAACCGAACGTATGCATATTGGCGTAAGGCGCATGTTGATTTCTTTACTAAGGAATGCAAGCAAAATCATTGGACTTTTAGTGAAGAAACACTGGTTGTTTGTGAAGTTTTTGCAAAAATTGCATAA
- the recN gene encoding DNA repair protein RecN → MLVELDIKNFAIIKALKVRFQENMTVLIGETGAGKSIIIDAVSLLMGGRGQKEMVRSGEKKAVVTGLFEVNQSAKKIAALCEKYGLPDSDGQLVISRELAIKGRNVVRINGQLTTINVLREIGNYLVDIHGQNDQQILMDQDRQIDLVDNYAPAGFKADLAAYQADFAKWQNLTARLNHLRKDAQELAQKQDILKFQNDELAAANLTDPHEDEQLEEEFNELNNYQKIVDTANYLMQLYDDDEHGIETLLGDAQNAANELTEYGSKFKDIAKTIDDGVYALSDARSELSNVLDELDFDDERFQYVSNRLDTLNSLKKKYGPSLEDVFAFYTKVQTELGQYETGGLDEEELQQQVAEIESKLTQEARGLHNTREQVARSLEEKIKHELADLYMAKARFAIDFATTNTFTNKGTDTIVFLIAPNPGEDLMPLVKIVSGGEQSRLILALKAIFSRGEPVGTMIFDEIDTGVSGRVSAAIGAKMHSIGEDKQVIAITHSPQVAAAGDQKYLVAKQVKDGATYTQIGPLTQEETITAIAEMMAGSDVTEAAKQNAEDLMKSFKKKQ, encoded by the coding sequence ATGTTAGTTGAGCTGGATATTAAGAACTTCGCCATTATCAAGGCGTTGAAGGTTCGCTTTCAAGAAAATATGACAGTATTGATTGGTGAAACCGGTGCAGGTAAATCAATTATCATTGATGCAGTTTCTTTATTAATGGGTGGCCGCGGCCAAAAGGAAATGGTTCGCAGCGGTGAAAAGAAAGCAGTTGTAACGGGACTATTTGAAGTAAATCAAAGTGCTAAAAAAATTGCGGCATTATGTGAAAAATATGGTTTACCAGATTCTGATGGTCAGTTGGTAATTAGTCGTGAGTTAGCAATTAAAGGACGTAATGTTGTCCGTATTAACGGGCAGTTAACGACAATTAATGTTTTACGTGAAATTGGCAATTATTTAGTTGATATTCACGGGCAAAATGATCAGCAGATATTGATGGATCAAGACCGCCAAATTGACTTAGTTGATAATTATGCTCCAGCTGGCTTTAAGGCTGATTTAGCGGCTTATCAAGCTGATTTTGCTAAGTGGCAAAACTTAACTGCACGGTTAAATCACTTGCGTAAAGATGCACAGGAATTAGCGCAAAAGCAGGACATTTTGAAATTTCAAAATGATGAATTAGCAGCGGCTAATTTAACAGATCCTCATGAAGATGAACAGCTTGAAGAGGAATTTAACGAATTAAATAATTACCAAAAAATTGTCGATACTGCTAATTATTTGATGCAGTTATATGATGATGACGAACACGGCATTGAGACCCTGCTGGGAGACGCGCAAAATGCTGCTAATGAATTAACTGAATATGGTTCAAAATTTAAGGATATTGCTAAAACAATTGATGATGGAGTTTACGCATTGAGTGACGCGCGCAGTGAATTATCAAATGTACTTGATGAGCTGGACTTTGATGATGAGCGATTTCAGTATGTTTCCAATCGTTTAGATACATTGAATTCATTGAAGAAAAAATATGGCCCTAGTCTTGAAGATGTTTTTGCCTTTTATACTAAGGTGCAAACGGAATTAGGCCAGTATGAAACTGGTGGCCTTGATGAAGAAGAATTGCAACAGCAGGTTGCTGAAATTGAAAGTAAACTGACGCAAGAAGCTCGCGGCCTGCATAATACCCGTGAACAAGTTGCCCGCAGTCTTGAAGAAAAAATCAAGCACGAATTAGCCGATCTTTATATGGCAAAAGCGCGTTTTGCAATTGATTTTGCGACAACAAATACCTTTACCAATAAGGGAACCGACACGATTGTCTTTTTAATTGCGCCAAATCCAGGTGAAGATCTGATGCCGCTAGTTAAGATAGTTTCTGGTGGTGAGCAGTCCCGACTGATTTTAGCCTTAAAGGCGATTTTTAGTCGGGGTGAACCAGTAGGTACAATGATTTTTGATGAAATTGATACCGGGGTTTCCGGACGTGTTTCCGCTGCAATTGGTGCCAAAATGCATTCAATTGGTGAAGATAAGCAGGTAATTGCGATTACGCATTCACCGCAAGTTGCGGCTGCTGGTGACCAGAAGTACTTGGTAGCTAAGCAGGTTAAAGATGGCGCTACGTACACGCAAATTGGGCCGCTGACGCAGGAGGAAACTATTACCGCGATTGCGGAAATGATGGCCGGCAGTGATGTCACAGAAGCAGCTAAGCAAAATGCTGAAGATTTAATGAAGAGTTTTAAAAAGAAACAATGA